One window of Trifolium pratense cultivar HEN17-A07 linkage group LG5, ARS_RC_1.1, whole genome shotgun sequence genomic DNA carries:
- the LOC123885611 gene encoding subtilisin-like protease SBT4.8: MGKYNVGLVFFVFLALTSIICLVCNASGDESSKVYIVYMGSLPKGASYSPSSHHINLLQQVVDDIDIQNCLVRSYKRSFNGFAAILNDQQRKKLVGMRGVVSVFPSQEYHLQTTRSWDFLGFPQSIKRDQTVENNLVIGVIDSGIWPESESFNDKGLGPIPKKWKGVCAGGSNFSCNKKIIGARFYGSGVESARDIIGHGSHTSSTAGGREVKGVSFDGLAKGTARGGVPSSRIATYKICDSPRCSGDAILAAFDDAIADGVDVITVSLGSQTQVDFVNDPIAIGSFHAMEKGILTTNAAGNFGPNPSSTTSVAPWLFTVAATTIDRKFITKLILGNGNTFVGTSIYTGPSNATKLPIAVRNAKYCPNGRNTTPEMCDCLDKSMVKGKLVLCGAGGLFPTSDTGIIGSIINVTDSDFDNSAVTYKPSLNLKTKDFVQVQSYTNSTKHPVAQILKSEIFHDTNAAPQVPIFSSRGPNPFVPEIMKPDISAPGVNILAAYSPFAGSTSGDMDDKRKFKYSLATGTSMSCPHVAGVVAYVKSFHPDWSPAAIKSAIMTTAKPVKGTYDDLAGEYAYGSGNINPQQALHPGLVYDITKQDYVQMLCNYGYDQNKIKQISGDNSSCHRAPERSLLKDINYPAMVIPVLPDNNHFHVKIHRIVTNVGFSNSTYKATLIHHNPKIKIKVEPKLLKFKSLHEKQSFVVTIIGREKLNQTVFSSSLIWSDGTHNVKSPIIVQILPL; this comes from the exons ATGGGCAAGTATAATGTTGGTTTAGTATTCTTTGTGTTTTTAGCTTTGACATCAATAATTTGTTTGGTGTGTAATGCCAGTGGTGATGAAAGCAGTAAAGTTTACATTGTATACATGGGGTCACTTCCTAAAGGAGCATCATATTCCCCAAGCTCTCACCATATTAACTTGTTGCAACAAGTTGTGGATGATATTGACATACAAAATTGCTTAGTACGAAGTTACAAGAGGAGTTTCAATGGTTTTGCTGCTATACTCAACGATCAACAAAGGAAAAAACTTGTGGGCATGAGAGGTGTGGTGTCAGTTTTTCCAAGCCAAGAGTACCACCTTCAAACCACAAGGTCGTGGGACTTCCTTGGTTTTCCTCAATCAATCAAGCGAGACCAAACTGTTGAAAACAATTTGGTGATTGGAGTAATAGATTCTGGAATTTGGCCAGAATCTGAAAGTTTCAACGATAAAG gTCTTGGTCCAATTCCAAAAAAATGGAAGGGAGTTTGTGCAGGTGGTAGTAACTTCAGTTGCAACAAGAAAATAATCGGAGCACGATTTTACGGTAGTGGAGTTGAGAGTGCAAGAGACATTATTGGTCATGGAAGCCACACATCATCAACAGCAGGTGGAAGAGAGGTGAAAGGTGTGAGTTTTGATGGTCTTGCAAAAGGCACTGCAAGAGGTGGAGTCCCATCTTCAAGGATTGCTACATACAAAATTTGTGATTCACCTAGATGCAGTGGAGATGCTATTTTAGCTGCATTTGATGATGCCATTGCAGATGGAGTTGACGTCATCACCGTCTCTTTGGGTTCACAAACACAGGTTGACTTTGTCAATGATCCTATTGCCATTGGTTCTTTTCATGCCATGGAGAAGGGAATACTCACAACCAATGCTGCCGGAAACTTTGGTCCTAACCCAAGTAGTACTACAAGTGTAGCACCTTGGTTATTTACTGTTGCTGCAACTACCATTGATCGAAAATTCATTACTAAGCTAATTCTTGGAAATGGAAACACTTTCGTTGGTACATCAATCTATACTGGCCCTTCAAATGCTACCAAACTTCCAATAGCTGTGCGTAATGCTAAATATTGCCCCAATGGAAGAAATACAACCCCTGAAATGTGTGATTGTTTGGACAAAAGTATGGTGAAGGGAAAGCTTGTTTTGTGTGGAGCAGGTGGATTGTTTCCTACTTCTGATACAGGTATAATTGGTTCAATAATTAATGTTACGGACTCTGATTTTGATAATTCTGCTGTCACTTACAAGCCTTCCCTTAACTTGAAAACCAAGGACTTTGTTCAAGTTCAATCTTACACAAATTCTACTAAACACCCTGTTGCTCAAATTTTAAAGAGTGAGATTTTCCACGACACCAATGCTGCTCCTCAAGTTCCAATTTTCTCCTCTCGTGGCCCAAATCCTTTTGTTCCAGAAATTATGAAGCCAGATATAAGTGCTCCAGGAGTGAATATCTTAGCTGCATATTCACCTTTTGCGGGATCCACCTCAGGTGATATGGATGACAAGAGAAAGTTCAAATATAGCCTAGCAACTGGAACCTCTATGTCATGTCCTCACGTTGCTGGAGTTGTTGCATATGTAAAATCATTTCATCCAGATTGGTCACCTGCAGCTATAAAATCTGCCATTATGACGACCGCTAAACCTGTGAAAGGTACTTATGATGATTTGGCTGGAGAATATGCTTATGGTTCTGGGAATATCAATCCACAACAAGCCCTTCATCCTGGACTTGTTTATGACATCACTAAGCAAGATTATGTGCAAATGCTATGTAATTATGGTTAtgatcaaaacaaaattaaacaaattagtGGAGATAATTCCAGTTGCCATAGAGCTCCCGAAAGATCTTTGTTGAAAGATATAAACTATCCTGCAATGGTGATTCCAGTTTTGCCCGATAATAACCATTTCCATGTCAAGATTCATAGAATAGTCACAAACGTTGGCTTTTCTAACTCAACCTACAAGGCCACTCTCATCCATCATAATCCAAAAATCAAGATCAAAGTTGAACCAAAACTTCTTAAGTTCAAATCATTACATGAGAAGCAATCATTTGTTGTCACTATTATTGGGAGAGAGAAATTAAATCAAACTGTATTTTCCTCATCACTCATTTGGTCTGATGGCACCCACAACGTCAAAAGTCCTATTATTGTACAAATACTACCTCTATAA
- the LOC123885012 gene encoding metalloendoproteinase 4-MMP-like produces MFLSLRHSFMFLVTLFLTSKALLQDAPVTKISVTNRNIQSFTNAGKGNIITGISQFKRYLSRFGYLKNNDAFSDKFDASFESALIKYQRNLGLQVTGKLDSNTVSQMITPRCGVPDTRKTRHHQNRIHNTTHFVYFPGKPRWSHDNDMPMTLTYGFSRDYMIHKLSLQEIRQTFKRAFSRWSSVIPVSFVEAEDYGFADIKIGFYSGDHGDGEPFDGVLGVLAHSFSPEIGRLHLDAAETWAVDFKVTKSEVAVDLESVATHEIGHLLGLSHSSVKEAVMYPSLRPRDKRADLNIDDIKGVQSLYGSNPNFRSQWSLESDISANHGEKFGVDTFR; encoded by the exons ATGTTCCTTTCACTAAGACACTCCTTCATGTTTCTGGTCACTCTTTTCCTCACATCAAAAGCTTTGTTACAAGATGCACCGGTCACCAAAATATCGGTCACAAACCGCAACATTCAAAGCTTCACCAATGCTGGCAAAGGCAACATCATCACAGGAATATCACAATTCAAAAGATACTTATCTCGTTTCGGATACCTTAAAAACAATGACGCATTCAGCGAcaaatttgatgcaagttttgAATCAGCTCTCATCAAATACCAACGAAATCTTGGACTCCAAGTAACTGGAAAACTCGATTCCAACACAGTTTCCCAAATGATCACGCCAAGATGCGGTGTTCCAGACACAAGAAAAACTCGCCACCATCAAAATCGTATTCATAACACGACGCATTTTGTTTATTTCCCCGGAAAACCACGATGGTCACATGACAATGACATGCCAATGACACTAACCTATGGCTTCTCACGGGACTACATGATTCATAAATTGAGCTTACAAGAGATAAGACAAACATTCAAACGAGCATTTTCTAGATGGAGTTCGGTTATTCCAGTTAGTTTCGTCGAAGCAGAGGATTACGGCTTCGCAGATATAAAAATAGGATTTTATAGTGGTGACCACGGTGATGGTGAGCCATTTGATGGTGTTCTAGGTGTGCTAGCACATTCTTTTTCGCCAGAGATAGGAAGGCTTCACCTCGATGCAGCGGAGACATGGGCAGTTGATTTCAAGGTAACGAAATCAGAGGTGGCGGTTGATTTGGAGTCAGTTGCAACACATGAGATTGGACATTTGTTGGGTTTGTCACATAGTAGTGTGAAAGAAGCTGTGATGTATCCAAGTTTAAGGCCAAGAGATAAAAGAGCTGATTTGAATATTGATGATATTAAAGGTGTGCAATCCCTTTATGGTTCTAATCCTAATTTTAGATCTCAGTGGTCATTGGAATCTGATATATCCGCAAATCATGGTGAAAAATTTGGAGTTGACACTTTCAG GTGA